GCACAGCGCGTCTGGCCAGGAGAGCATCGTCGTTCCGCCCGCGAGCAGAACGAGTGGCGCGTCGTCGTCACCGAACGACTCGATGCCCAAGGCGATCCCATTGGCGTTGATAGTGGTCATCGGATCACCCGAAGAAGTCGTAGGTCAGTTGCGTCACGGTCGATGTCGAGCTGGAGGTCGCGGCCGAGGACGACGACGCCCGAGCGGGTGGTCCCCTCGCGCATGATCCGGCGGTCGTCGGAACAGTCGGAAAGCACCCACGTGTACAGGGCCTCGCCGCCGGTGCCCAGACCGTTGTCCGGGCTGGGATCGGGCCCGGTGACGAAGCCGTCCAGAGAGACCGAGATGTCGGCAACAATTCGAGTCATACCAAGGCAGACCCGATCCGCCGCCCAAACTCATCGCTGACGCATGAAGCGTATGGCGGATGCAACTCGATAGCACGACGCGCGAGGCGGCACGTCGGATGTACACAGGACGATCGCCCGCGACCACCTCAGCGGCGCATATGTACAGGTGAAAGCACATGGCTTCTTTGGTGTTCGGGGTGGCCGGGTGAACGTTGGTCACGTCCATGCGTCCACGTTGCAGCAGCAAGAGAGAGCGTGGGGGTGTTCACGTATCGCGGTTTGCCTGCTGAGGCAGATTGATTCGCGATGTGCCCGGTCGGTGATCACACTTTTCGGAGGCCCCGGACCACACGACGAATGTCGACCCAATATGGGGTCGGGTCTCACGATTTTCCGGTAGAGGTCTTCGGAGGTGGGACGACACCTCGCAGGTAGGCAGTGAGGATGGATTCCAGGGGGGTGGTTCCGTGGATGACCGTCCGCGTGAACACCAAGGAGTCCGTGAGCGAGATCAGCTCCTCGATCCGCTCGTCTGAATTGGGAAGACCCGCGCTGGTGAGGAGTGACGAGGTCACCTCTCTGGTAATCGCATGGACTTCGGACTGTGTAGTCAGCTTCCCCTGAAGCAGGGGAACGTCATCGGTTTCGAGGATGAGTGCGTAGCGGGCTTTCATGTCGTCGCGACGGTCCGAGAGTCTCTCGATGAGTGCGCCGATCACACCAGCAAGCTCGGTGATGCTCAGCTGGTGTTCGCTCTGAGGCGTTGCGCTCAGGGCATCTGCAGCGTGCTTGGCGTCAACTATCGCGCGTTCGGCGAGCGTGTCGACTACAAGTTCGAGTAGCGCGAGCCGGGTTCTTGCAAGGTGGGAGGTCGACCCCTGCGGGATCCCGGCTTCTTGGTCGACGGCTCGGTGTGTGAGCGCGCGAAGTCCGTCGCGGGAAATGATGCGGATGGCGCTGTTTGCGACCAGTCCTCGGCGTTCATTGGCGCCGGTTGCTCGTGCAGGCACAACCACATGCTACAGGTGTAGCGTATTGTTGAGGTTGTGCTACACCTGTAGCGCAACCTCGCGGTGGGGGTTGCTGCGCAGGGGGATTCGGTGGCCGGGGTTTAGTCACTGAGCGCGCGCTGGCCCTGTCGAGCGACGTGAAGAGATGGTCCGGACGAGGAGGGCGCCCAATGATGATCGATTTCGTTCCCGATAAGACCCTGTATCCGTTCGAGTCGCGATGGTTCGACTCGTCCGTCGGTCGGGTGCACTACATCGATGAGGGATCCGGACCGCCGATTCTGTTCTGTCACGGCTCGCCGACGTGGAGTTTCCTATACCGCCACATCGTGAAGGGCCTGCGCGACCAGTATCGGTGCATCGCCGTGGATCATCTGGGCTTCGGACTGTCCGAACGGCCGGAGAATTTCGACTACAGGATCGCTGAGCACGCGACGGTCCTGGGTGAACTGATCGACCATCTGCAACTGGACGGCTTCGTCGTGATGGGGCACGACTGGGGCGGCCCTATCGGGCTGAGCGCGGCAACTGCGCGGGCAGATCGAGTCAGAGGGGTCGTGCTGGGCAACACGGTGTTCTGGCCGATCGAGCCACTGGTCAATCGGGCATTCAGTGTGATCATGAGCAGCCGCCCCATGCAACGACGCATACTCGGCCAGAATCTGCTTGTGGAGCGATTCCTGCTCGGGGAGCTGGGCCGCACGCTCACCGAGGCGGAGGCCGACCACTACCGCATGGTGCAACCCACAGAGGAAGCGCGAACTGGGCTCACGTTCATGCCCAAGGAAATTCGCGACGCACGCCCGCTGTTGGACCGTCTCGCCCGAGACGTACCCGCCCTGCTGAGACACAAGCCGACGCTGGCAGTGTGGGGGATGCGGGACATGATCTTCCGTCCGAAAGCGTGCATCCCGCGGATACATGCCGCATTTTCCGATTTCGAGGTTGTCGAGCTACCCCGTGCGCGGCACTTCATCCAGGAACACGAGCCCGACGAGATCAT
This genomic stretch from Prescottella soli harbors:
- a CDS encoding haloalkane dehalogenase produces the protein MMIDFVPDKTLYPFESRWFDSSVGRVHYIDEGSGPPILFCHGSPTWSFLYRHIVKGLRDQYRCIAVDHLGFGLSERPENFDYRIAEHATVLGELIDHLQLDGFVVMGHDWGGPIGLSAATARADRVRGVVLGNTVFWPIEPLVNRAFSVIMSSRPMQRRILGQNLLVERFLLGELGRTLTEAEADHYRMVQPTEEARTGLTFMPKEIRDARPLLDRLARDVPALLRHKPTLAVWGMRDMIFRPKACIPRIHAAFSDFEVVELPRARHFIQEHEPDEIISAIANRFQ
- a CDS encoding TetR/AcrR family transcriptional regulator yields the protein MPARATGANERRGLVANSAIRIISRDGLRALTHRAVDQEAGIPQGSTSHLARTRLALLELVVDTLAERAIVDAKHAADALSATPQSEHQLSITELAGVIGALIERLSDRRDDMKARYALILETDDVPLLQGKLTTQSEVHAITREVTSSLLTSAGLPNSDERIEELISLTDSLVFTRTVIHGTTPLESILTAYLRGVVPPPKTSTGKS